CGGAGTCCTCCGCGGTCGCGGCGAACGCCGAGCCGGCCGACGAGACGACCACCGCGCTGGTCGCGATCTGGACCGAGCTGCTCGACCGTCCCGGCCTGCACGCCGACTCGAACTTCTTCGCGAGCGGCGGCCACTCACTCCTCGGCGCGCAACTGGTGCAGAAGGTCAAGAAGGAACTGAGCCTGCCCGCCCAGCTCGCCGACCTGTTCGCCAACCCGACGCCGAGGCAGCTCGCGGAGCACCTCGACTCCGCGTTCTTCGACGACGAAGACGACTGACCGATCCGCCAGCCAGTGGGTTCTTTGAAGCAGAGGAGGCTCGGCGTGACCATCGACGTCCAGCCCACGCACAGCACCGACCGCGTGATCACCCTGACCCGTGAGGAGAACATCGAGGTAGACACCATCGCCCGCTACCTCGCGGGCCGACCGCCCCGCCGGCTGGACTCGACGACGTGGCTGGCCACCGCGCGCGAGCTGTCCAGCAACCTGCCGGCGCGCCTGCGGCAGATGCTGCGCCGCTTCACCTGGGACGCGGGCCTCGACGGCGTCCTGCTCGTCCGCAACCTGCCGGTGGACGACCTGCCCGACACCCCGACCGTGGCCGGCTCAGTGCAACGGGAGTCGACCGTTCCCGCCGCCGCGCAGGTGCTCGTCGGTCTCCAACTGGGCGAGCTGATCGCGTTCCGCGAGGAGAAGAGCGGCGCACTCGTGCAGGACGTCGTGCCGGTGCCCGGCATGGAGGCCTTCCAGGGCAACGCCGGTTCGGTGATGCTGTCCATGCACGTGGAGAACGCCTTCCACATGTACCGACCGGACTACGTGGGCCTGCACTGCCTGCGCAACGACCACGACAACGTGGCCGGCCTACAGGTGGCGTCCATCCGCAACGCCCTGCCGGTGCTGCCGGAGTCCGTGCGCAAGGTGCTGCACGAGCCGAGGTTCATCACCGAGCCACCGGCGTCCTTCGGCGACCTGCGCAGCGCCCCGGAACCACACGGCATCCTCGGCGGCAGCTTCGACGACCCGGACATCCGCATCGACTTCGAGAGCTCGTTCCCCCTCGACGCCGAAGCAGAGCAGGCGATGGCCGTGCTGGGCGACGCCCTCCGCTCGTCCCGCCGCACGTTCATCCTGGAACCCGGCGACCTGGCCTTCGTGGACAACCGCCTGGCCCTGCACGGCCGAACCGAGTTCACCCCCCGCTACGACGGCCGAGACCGCTGGCTACAACGCATCTTCGTCCACCGCGACTTCCGCCGGTCCCGGGAGCTGCGCCCAGAGGGCGGCCACGTACTGGGCAGCGCCCCCACCACCTGACCCACACACCACCGGCCCGCCAGCCCGATCACTTCGGACTGACGGGCCGGTTCTTTGCGCCGAAGGCGCGAGTCCGTGCTGCCAAGCCCACGGGAAGGGCCTCGGTTTCGTTCCCCCGTCCGGCCTGGGCGCAGCCCAACCGCGCTTGGCCCGTTTGTGCAACCAGCTTTTCCGGTTGCTCAAACGGGCCAAGTGTGGTTGCCTCCGGCAGGCCGGACGGGGGAACGAAACCGACGCCCTTCCCACCCCCGGGGGCCTGCCCAGCGGCGAGCGTCGCTTTTAGCTTTTAATCCCAGGAGCTCACCGGAGCCTGACGTGCGACCGGTTCAACTGGTCGACGCTCGTGACCCCCAACAGCTTCATCGTGACCTCGATCTCGCGCGTCAGGATCTCCATCGCCTTCACCACCCCGCGCCGGCCACCCGCCATGAGCCCGTACTGATAGCACCGCCCCACACAAGCCGCCGTCGCACCCAGCGCCACAGCCGCCACGATGTCCGCGCCCGACGTGATGCCGGTGTCCACCAGGACCTCGATGCGCTCGCCGACCGCGTCCACCACGTCGGGCACGAGCTCGACCGGCACCGGGGCCCGGTCGAGTTTCCGGCCGCCGTGGGTGGACAGCCACACCGCGTCCACGCCGGCGTCGGCCACGCGGCGGGCGTCGGCGACGCTCTGGACGCCCTTCGCGACCAGGTTCCCCGACCACGCGCCGCGCAGCCACTCCAGGTCGTCCACGGACAGCTTGGGGTTGAAGACCTTCTTGATCAGGTCCGACGCGGAGCCGTTGCTGGTCGCCGCGAGGACCTTCGGGGAGGGTGCGCCGCCGCGGATCTGGCTGAGCCACCAGCCCGGGTGCAGCCAAGCCTCGGCGAACGTGCCGATGCTCATCGACGGCGGGATGGTGAGGCCGTTGCGGATGTCCCGGCGTCTGGGCACGGAAATCGGGGTGTCCAGCGTCAGCAGGATCGTGTCGAAGCCCGCTTCCTCCGCCAGGCCGAGCAGTTCCTTGACCATGGCCCGGTCCTCGGCGAAGTACAGCTGGAACCAGTGCCTGCCACCGGGGGCGGCGGCGGCGATGTCCGCCAGCGACGTCGTGGCCAGCGTGGACACCGAGTAGGGGATGCCGAACTGCGCCGCCACGGACGCCACCGCCGACTCGCCCTCCGGGTGCATGACCCGGGTGAAGCCCACCGGGGCCAGGCAGAACGGGAGCTCTTGCGCCTTGCCCAGCACCGTGCGGGTGGTGTCGATCTCGGACACGTCCCGCAGCACGGACGGCTGGAACTCGATGTCCGCGAACGTCTGCCGGGCCCGGCTGAGGCTGCGTTCGCTGTCCGCGGCGCCGTCGGTGTAGTCGAAGACCATGCGCGGCACGCGCTTGCGGGCGAGTTTGCGCAGGTCCTCGATGCCGGCGGCGCGCAGGAGCTTGCGGTCGGTGGGGTTCCACGCCATCTTCGGCGGCTTGAGCAGGGTTCTGAGTTGAGCCGACTTGGTCATGGGGGATCGATCCTTCCTGGGGCGGTCAGGCGGCTTGCCGGTCGCGGGTGGACAGCTCCGCGACCAGCGCGCGGTCCCCCAGCAGGTGCTCCACGACCTCGGCGGGTGTCGGGCAGTCGTAGACGAGCGCGGCGGACAGCTCCAGGCCGGTGAGGGCTTCGAGCCGGCGGCGCAGTTCGACCGCGGTGAGGGAGGAGAACCCGATCTCCAGGAACTCCTCGTGGTCGTCGACGCCGGCGGCCGACGGCAGGCCGAGGGTGAACGCGGTCTGCGTCCGCACGACGTGCGACAACACGGACCGGGCCTGCTCCTCGTCGGCGCCGTCGAGCAGGCGGCGCAGGGCGGCGGGGCTGTCGATGTCGGCTCCCCCGCCGTCGTCGGCCTCGGTGGCGTGCCGCAGGGCGTCCGGCAGCTCCGCCAGCAGCGGGCTGGGCCGGAACTCGGTGTAACCCGGAACGAAGGTCCCCCAGTCCGGGACGCCCGCGACCCGGCCGTCCGCGACGGTGGTCAGGAAGTTGCGCGCGTCGACGTCGACCGTGATGGAAACCGCGCCCGATCGCTGGTGGGCCAGGGCGTCGAAGGTCGCCGCGATCTCGGGTGACCCCGAAACCCCGAACAGCTCGTCCACTGTGGACACCAGAAGGAGATGCGTGGCGTCGGACACTTGGGCGGTGGCGATCGGGTCGTCGGCGTCGCTGGTGACGACCAGCGTTTCGGCCGCGCCGGTGGTGACCTTCACCCCGGCTTCGTCCAGCAGCACCGCGATGCGGTCGGCGAGCGGGCCGCCGTGCACGGCCACCGGGCCGGTGGGGGTCCACGGTGCCGCGGCGGGCGCGGTCAGCAGTCGTCGGGCGAACACGCCGGCCGGGCGCACGGCCACCTGGTCCTCCCCCGCACCCTTGGTGAGCACGGCGGTCAGGGCGGTCAGCGAGCGGTCGTCCAGCGCCTCGGGCAGGTCGATCACGCCACCCCACGCCCGAGGCGTCTCGACGGCGGCCCGGCGGGCGTACCCCCACACGGCGGCACCGGTCAGGTCGGTGATCCGGTCGGTGGGCGTCACGGCGACCGCGGCCCGGGTCAGGTACCAGACCGGGGTGTCGAGGCGGGCTTCGGCGAGTTCGGCGAGGAGCGCGGCCGGGGACCCGGTGGTCGCCAGGACGCCGGAGACGATCCGGTCCGGGGCCAGGGCGAGCAGGGCTTCGGCGGTCGGGGCGGTGTAGTGGCGGACCTCGGCGCCGGCGCGGGCCAGGGCCTCGCCGACCTGCTCGGCGTCGGCCGGGACCAGCCAGATCCCGTGCAGCGAGGCGGTCGGCAGGCCGGCCACCGGGCGCCACCGGACCTGGTGGCCGGGCTCGGGACCGCGGCGGTAGGCGGCCAGGGCGGCGACGACGTCCTTGAGCGATGCCGAGTCGTCCAAGCCGAGCAGCGAGCCCAGGTCGGCCCGGTCCACGGCAGCCCAGAAGTCGTCGGTCGGTGCGGTCTGCACCGGCGCGTCCGGCCACAGGCGGGTGCGCTGGAACGCGTAGGTCGGCAGGTCGACGCGGCGCGCGCCGGCGAAGAACGCCGCCCAGTCCACGGTCACGCCCCGGCTGTGCAGGCGGGCCACGGCCTCGGTCAGCACGGCCGGGCCGGTGCGGTCCTTGCGCTGAGCGGGCACGAAGGCGGCGTCGGCGACGCTCTCCTGTCCCATCGCGGTCAGCACCGCGTCCGGGCCGAGTTCGAGGAACGTCTTCACGCCCCGGCCCGCCAGTTCCCGCACGGCCTCGGCGAACCGCACGGGCTCCCGCACCTGCCGCACCCAGTACTCCGCATCGGTGACTGCGGGCAGGATCCCGATCGTCGGCTCGTGGTAGGTGACGGTCTCGGCGACCGCGCGGAAGTCGGCCAGCATCGGCTCCATCAGCGGCGAGTGGAACGCGTGCGACACGGTCAACCGCTTGGTCTTGCGACCCCGTGCAGCCAGCTCCGCCGCCACCGCGAGGGTGTCCGCCTCAGCGCCGGACAGCACGATCGAGACCGGCCCGTTGATCGCCGCGATGGCCACCCCGGAGGTCAGCAGCGGGGTGACTTCGTCCTCGGTCGCCTGCACGGCCACCATCGCCCCACCGGTCGGCAGGGCCTGCATCAGGCGGCCCCGCGCGGCGACCAGGCGAGCCGCGTCGGCCAGGGAGAACACGCCGGCCACGTGCGCCGCCGCGAGTTCGCCGATGGAGTGGCCGGCCACGAAGTCCGGCCGCACCCCCCACGACTCGACCAGCCGGAACAACGCCACCTCGAACGCGAACAGCGCGGGCTGGGTGTAGCCGGTCTGGTGCAGGTCTTCAGTGACGAGCACCTCGCGCAACGGCCGGTCCAGGTGCTGGTCCAGCTCCGCGCACACCGCGTCGAAGGCCGCCGCGAACGCCGGGAAGACCCGCAGGTCAGCCCCCATGCCGAGGCGTTGCGCACCCTGACCGGTGAACAGGAAGGCCGTACCCGAGTCCTCTGCCACGCCTTCCACCACGCCGGGCACGGACTCACCCCGGGACAGGGCCGCCAAGCGGTCGCGCAACTCGTCCGGAGTACCGACGACGACCGCGCGGTGCCGGAACGCCGTCCGGGTGGTGGCCAGGGAGAAGCCGAGGTCGGCCGGGTCGTCGGCCGGGTGGCTCAGCAGACGGGCGGCCTGGGCGCGCAAGGCCTCGCGGTCCCGTCCGGACACGACCAGCGGCACCACTGGGAGATCGGCGGAGGAAACCGGAACCAGGGAGTCGGGGGCCTGCTCGATGATCGCGTGCGCGTTGGTGCCGGAGATGCCGAACGACGACACCCCGGCCCGGCGCGGGCGACCGGTCTCCGGCCACGGCACGGACTCCGTCAGGAGCCGCACGGCCCCGTCCGCCCAGTCCACGTGCGGTGACGGCTCGTCCACGTGCAGGGTCGCGGGCAGGACGCCGTGGCGGATCGCCTCGACCACCTTGATCACGCCCGCCACGCCGGCGGCGGCCTGCGTGTGCCCGATGTTGGACTTGATCGAGCCCAGCCACAGCGGGTGGTCGCCGCGGTCGCGGCCGTAGGTGGCCAGCAGGGACTGCGCCTCGATCGGGTCGCCCAGGGTGGTGCCGGTGCCGTGCGCCTCGACCGCGTCCACGTCGGACGGTCGCAGGCCGGCGTCGGCGAGCGCCTGGCGGATCAGGCGTTGCTGGGACGGCCCGTTGGGCGCGGTCATGCCGTTGGACGCACCGTCCTGGTTGACCGCCGTGCCGCGCACGACCGCCAGGACCGGGTGGCCGTTGCGGCGCGCGTCGGACAGCCGTTCCAGGACCAGGACGCCGACGCCCTCGCCCCACCCGGTGCCGTCGGCCGCCGCCGCGAAGGACTTGCACCGGCCGTCCGGGGCGAGCGCCCGCTGGCGGCTGAAGTCGATGAACGCGTTGGGGGTGGCCAGCACGGTCACGCCGCCGGCCAGTGCCAGCGTGCACTCGCCGTTGCGCAGGGCCTGCGCGGCGAGGTGCATGGTGACCAGCGAGGACGAGCACGCGGTGTCCACGGTGACGGCCGGGCCTTCCAGCCCGAGCACGTAGGACACGCGCCCGGACACGACCCCGCCCGCGATGCCGGTGCCGATGAACCCGTCGAGCTCGTCGGGCAGGTGCTGGAGGTGGGCGGTGTAGTCGTGGTACATCAAGCCCGCGAACACGCCGGTCCGGCTGCCGCGCAGGGTGGTCGGGTCGATGCCCGCCCGTTCCACGGCCTCCCAGGAGGTCTCCAGGAACAGCCGCTGCTGCGGGTCCATCGCCAGCGCCTCGCGGCGGGAGATGCCGAAGAAGCCGGCGTCGAACCAGGCCGCGTCGTAGAGGAACGCGCCTTCGCCGCAGTAGGTGCGGCCGGGCTGGTCGGGGTCGGGGTCGACCAGGTTGTCCAGGTCCCAGCCGCGGTCGGTCGGGAAGCCCGACACGGTGTCCACGCCCGAGGCCACCAGGTCCCACAGCTGCTCGGGCGAGGTCACACCACCCGGGAAGCGGCAGCCCATGCCGACGATCGCGATCGGCTCGTCGGTCTGCCGGGTCGTGGCGACCACGGTCTGGGCGGCGGCACCGTCGAACAGCTCGGCGTCGAGGTGTTCGGCGAGCGCGGTCGGGTTGGGGTAGTCGAAGATCAGGGTCGCGGGCAGGCGCAGGCCGACCGCGGCGTTGAGGCGGTTGCGGAACTCGACGGCGGTCAGCGAGTCGAAACCCAGTTCCTTGAACGCCTTGGCCGCGCCGACCGCGCTGCCGTCGCTGTGGCCGAGCACGACGGCGACCTGGGTGCGGACGATGTCCAGCAGCTCCTTGCGCCGCTCCTCCACGCCCCGGCCGGCCAGCCTGCCGACGAGGTCGGACGCGGCGGCGGCACCGGCCTCGACCTGACGGCGGTGCGGGACGCGGACCAGACCGCGCAGCACGGACACCAGCGCCGGGCCTTGCTCGCGCAGGGCGGCCAGGTCCAGCCGGACCGGCACCAGAGCTGCCTCCGGCGCGGCCAGGGCTTGGTCGAACAGCTCCAGACCGTCCTCCGTGGACAGCGGGCGGACGCCGGAACGGCGCATCCGGGCCAGGTCGGCGTCGTCCAGCGCGCCGGTCAGGCCGGTCCGCTGCTCCCACATGCCCCAGGCCAGCGCGACGGCCGGCTTGCCCTGTGCGCGGCGGTGAGCGGCGAAGGCGTCCACGAAAGCGTTTGCGGCGGCGTAGTTGGCCTGGCCGGGGCCGCCGAACACGCCCGCCGCCGAGGAGAACAGGACGAAAGCCTCGACGTCACCGGCCAGCTCGTGCAGGTTGACCACCGCGTCGACCTTGGGCCGCAGGGTGGTCGCGATCCGCTCGGGGGTGAGCGAGGACAGGATGCCGTCGTCCAGCACGCCCGCCGTGTGCACGACCGCGGTGGGCGGGTGCTCGGCGATCAGCGCGGCCAGGGCCTCGCGGTCGGCGGCGTCGCAGGCGGCGACCGTGACCCGGACGTCCAGCTCGTCCCGCAGCCGGGCGAGCTCGTCGGTCAGGCCGCGCCGACCGGCGAGGACCAGGTGGTCGACGTCGTGGTGGGTCGCCAGGTGCCGTGCGACCACGCCGCCGAGCACGCCCGAAGCACCCGTGATCAGCACCGTCCCGCTCAACTTCACCGAGCCGAGCTCGCCGGGGGCCTTGGCCAGCCGGGGCGCGAGGACCTGGTCACCGCGCAGCGCGAGCTGGGGTTCGCCGGTGCGCAGGGCGGGACCGAGGTCGACCCCGTCCGGGGCCTCGACCAGCACGAACCGGCCGGGGTTCTCCGACTGGGCGGACCGGATCAGGCCCCACACGGCGGCCAGGGCCGGGTGGGTGGCGTCCGGGGTGAGCACCACCAGCCGCGAGTTCTCGAAGCGTTCGTCGGCGAGCCAGGCCTGTGCGGTCTCCAGCACCCGGTTCACTGCTCCATGAGTGGCCTCGACCAGCGGACCTTCGGCCGAGACCCGCAGCACCACGAAGTCCGGGACCTCGGTCACGGCGTCGAGGCTGTCGACCTCGACCAGCGAGACCTCGCCGTCCGCGACCGGCACGGGTGCCCAGTCCAGGACGTGCAGGGCCTCGTGGCGCGGGTTGCCCAGCTCCGCCAGGGCGTTCGCGGGCAACGGCCGCACGGCCAGGGCGTCGACGGACACGACCGGAGCACCGGTGTGGTCGGCCACGGACACCGCGACCGCATTCGAACCGGCCGCCCGCAGCGACACGCGCAGGGCGGTCGCGCCGGTCGCGTGCAGGGTCACGCCGTGCCACGCGAACGGCAGCCACGGCCCGTCGCCCTCGGAGGTGAACACGCCCAGCGCCAACGGGTGCAGCGCCGCGTCCAGCACCGCCGGGTGCAGCCCGAACCCGGTCACGTCGGCCTGGTCGGGCGCGGCGACCTCGGCGAACACCTCGTCCCCGCGCCGCCACACCGCCCGCAGCCCGTGGAAGGCGGGACCGTAGGTGATGCCCAGCGCCGCGAAGCGCTCGTACAGCTCGCCGACCTCCACGGCCTCGGCACCGGCCGGGGGCCACGACCCCAAGGCGACGGCGTCGACAGCACCGCTGGTCAGCGTGCCGGTGGCGTGCCGGACCCAGGCGCTGTCGTCGTCGGACCGCGAGTGGACGGTCAGCCGCCGCACGCCGGCCGCGTCCGGCTCGCCGACCCGCAGCTGCACCTGCACGGAACCCTTCTCCGGCACGACGAGCGGCGCTTCGAGGGTCAGTTCCTCCACCGCCGTGGCCCCGACCTCGTCGCCGGCGCGCACGGCCAGCTCCACGAACGCCGTGCCGGGCAGGAAGATCCGGCCCGCCACGCGGTGGTCGGCCAGCCACGGGTGCGCCGACACCGACAGCCGCCCGGTGAGCAGCACGCCGTCCGCGCCGGCCAGGGCCACGGTCGCCCCGAGCAGCGGGTGCCCGGTGGAGCCCAGGCCCAGCCCGGCGGCGTCGGCGGGCGCGCCCACGTCCTTGGGCCAGTAGGTCTGGTGCTGGAACGCGTAGGTCGGCAGGGCGACCGGCCGGCCGGCGACCAGGGTCGAGAAGTCCGGCTGGACCCCGCGGGTGTGGGCCTGGGCCAGGGACAGCAGGAACCGCCGCACGCCACCGTCGTCCCGGCGCAGGGTGCCCACCACCGAACCGCCGTCCGCGAGCAGGTCACCGACCGCCGGCACCAGCACGGGGTGCGGGCTGACCTCGATGAACGAGTCCACGCCCGCCGCGACCAGGCCGCGCACGGTGTCCTCGAACTCGACGGTCTGGCGCAGGTTGCGGTACCAGTACTCGGCGGTCAGTTCGGCCGTGTCGATCGGTTCGCCCACGACGGTCGAGTGGAACGGGATCTCGGACGTGCGCGGCTTGATCGGGGCCAGCACGCGCAGCAGTTCGTCGCGCATGGACTCGACGTGCGCGGAGTGCGAGGCGTAGTCCACGTCGATGCGCCGCGCTCGGACGCCGTTCTCGGCGCACTCGGCGAGCAGCCGGTCCAGGCCGTCGTTGTCGCCGGACACCACGACCGTGGAGGGACCGTTGACGGCGGCCACGGACACCCCGGCGGGCAGGCGCTTGGCGACCTCGGCGATCGGCGCGGACACCGACACCATGCCGCCGCGCCCGGCCAGGTCCACGGCGATCGCCTGGCTGCGCAAGGTCACCACGAGGGCCGCGTCCTCCAGGGACAGCGCCCCGGCGACGCACGCGGCGGCGATCTCGCCCTGCGAGTGGCCGACGACGGCGGCGGGCTCCACGCCGTGCGAACGCCACAGCGCCGCC
This DNA window, taken from Saccharothrix variisporea, encodes the following:
- a CDS encoding TauD/TfdA family dioxygenase, which encodes MTIDVQPTHSTDRVITLTREENIEVDTIARYLAGRPPRRLDSTTWLATARELSSNLPARLRQMLRRFTWDAGLDGVLLVRNLPVDDLPDTPTVAGSVQRESTVPAAAQVLVGLQLGELIAFREEKSGALVQDVVPVPGMEAFQGNAGSVMLSMHVENAFHMYRPDYVGLHCLRNDHDNVAGLQVASIRNALPVLPESVRKVLHEPRFITEPPASFGDLRSAPEPHGILGGSFDDPDIRIDFESSFPLDAEAEQAMAVLGDALRSSRRTFILEPGDLAFVDNRLALHGRTEFTPRYDGRDRWLQRIFVHRDFRRSRELRPEGGHVLGSAPTT
- a CDS encoding alpha-hydroxy acid oxidase; protein product: MTKSAQLRTLLKPPKMAWNPTDRKLLRAAGIEDLRKLARKRVPRMVFDYTDGAADSERSLSRARQTFADIEFQPSVLRDVSEIDTTRTVLGKAQELPFCLAPVGFTRVMHPEGESAVASVAAQFGIPYSVSTLATTSLADIAAAAPGGRHWFQLYFAEDRAMVKELLGLAEEAGFDTILLTLDTPISVPRRRDIRNGLTIPPSMSIGTFAEAWLHPGWWLSQIRGGAPSPKVLAATSNGSASDLIKKVFNPKLSVDDLEWLRGAWSGNLVAKGVQSVADARRVADAGVDAVWLSTHGGRKLDRAPVPVELVPDVVDAVGERIEVLVDTGITSGADIVAAVALGATAACVGRCYQYGLMAGGRRGVVKAMEILTREIEVTMKLLGVTSVDQLNRSHVRLR